In the genome of Engraulis encrasicolus isolate BLACKSEA-1 chromosome 21, IST_EnEncr_1.0, whole genome shotgun sequence, the window TTTAAACGCACCGGATCTCCCTCTCCTCGGCTGCGTTTCAACTCGGGGGTCCCTGCCTCACTGCGGAGGACTTTGGTTTTGCGTTTCTTCAGTACTTCCGAAGACATGCTGAATGGGTGGATGAGTGGAGatctgcaacaacaacaacaacaacaaacacacacacacacacacacacacacacacacacaggtgattaaATTAGGCAGGATCATTCTGGAGCTCagctctccctcctcacctctgcGATACAGCCAGCTGGAGCCGAGCTCCCTCTCCaacattatacagtatgtaaaaaTATAGTATGAGAAACTGGCACTGTCGGGTGAGCGAAGAAGGCCTATTCCTCCTCATAAAATAAGGAGCAGGTGTTAAGCAACAACCAAATGAATGCAAAAAGTCCACGCAGTCTAGTGGAGGAGGACTACATTGGAGACTTTTAACAGGACGACGCTATTCAGTCACTATTCAACGTAATGTGTATAACAACAATAGTGGTAAAACAATTCGTTTGTCTCACCCTCTGAAATAACATTTGTTTAACAACTTATTTTTCACTCGCACGCATGCTAAGTTAGCTGGGCTAAGGTTTTGCACAGCCGGGACGAGAGGATAATAGACTTGAAAAACATACCTGGGATTTTAAATGAATCGATATTTTACAGACCACCAATCACTTCACTAATTCATTTATTATCGAAATTTAAAGTGTTTACATAATCTCATACAGACTAAATTCAGGTATCAAACACCAAACGAAAAGCACAGCCAAGGCGCctggaagacagacagactcGTTTTTTTCCGGGTCACATGCGCCCCTTGATTGTAAATTCAAGATAAGAGAATATTAATAGGTCCCTTAAAGatgttttgagatttttttattttaaaacacaGTAGATATCTTTTGTATTCATTTGCTCTTGCTATTTAGTACAATTATACAAGTATTATTTGATGCAAATCGGCATTTGAAAACTTTTATTTTAGTAGTTTACGTTTAACCCGGAAGTTAGTAATTTTCCTGCTGTGGTCAATGTTTTTCCTGGTTTCTCAACACAGCGAGAGAGCAAGCCGGTAGGTGGCGGTATGCGCAACTAAAGCGTAACCCGCCATTAActcaatgaagaagaagaagaagaagcgagAGAGCAAGATAACTGTATTGTCTATAGCTTATGTTTGAAATGGAAACGGTATACGGTTTCCCTCAGTACTTCAACCCTTAAAATGTGCAATAAGATAAAATGATCGACAGATCAGAGAAGATATTCCGTTGTTTATGGTGTAGCTGTGATCTTCACCTGCCCGCATGGTACAGTAACGACTAGACAATGACTTATGTGAAAACATATGGTATACATTGTTTCTATTGTAGGTGGAGTTTGTCTACGATCAGAAAGACGGTGCCTGCTATTTCCTCTACCATTAAACGCGTTGTTTTCCTTTCATGTTCTGTCATCATCTGTCATTTTCTGTCAGATGCAACAATAACTCGGGCTTGAGCTTTGTTTGCTACTGTGGCAGTCGCTCCACCCTCTCTTGTCAAACGAGTTCGACAGCCTTGTAGCTGGCTTAGAAGTGTTCAAAGTCTACTTTGCCATTTTACCTGACGTGTTTATAGATTAGCACTCAGCAGTGACTGATGTTGTTAAAACATGGACGAAACAACGCCGCAGCAAATACCGACGCCTTCTCCTCAACCAGGTTCACATGAATGACATGATGTAACCCATCTCGTCTTCGTTTTTTAATGTGTGTTCGACTTAACTtaacatgtctgtgtttgttgtgtgctcCGTGTAGAGAGCATGGGCAAGTGGACACCCATGAGCAATCTCCGGAGCTACCTGGAGCATCATCCGCCAGCGGTGATCTTCTACCTGTGTATGGTCGTGATGTCCATGACCTTCATCGGTTTTGGGTTCTACACGCAGACCAGTCGTGTAAAGAACCCAGACGTCGTGCCAGTAAGTTATCAGGATAGGCCATTTGCAGTGGAGAAATTAAATGTTGTCTATAATTTCTGTCAAATATTTTACAAGTTACAATACGTAGgctatatgaaaagtgcaacatGACTAAACATGACATGAAATTAGTGTACATTTGTGTTGTATTTCAAAAAGTTAATTCATCCCGTGGCTGCAGCGGAGATATTGACTTGTGATTTGTGAGTTCGACTTGAGTCCGCCTTGACCTCAGACTTGACAATATCAGGAATGACTTGGACTTGTACACTATTGAATCGAGACTTGACTAGGACTTGGACAATTTTAGCTTGCACTGACTTGCACTGTCATGACAGGTCTAATTGTAAAATTTTTGCATGTGAAAATATTGCATGAAAAAATGAAGATTTAAAGGTGACATATTAAACCCCTTCATTCACCAGTTAGAATTGGTCTATGGGTTACACAGATTAACCAGTACcagttaggcctactatttttgtttgAATGCAACTGGCAAAGGGGGACATGCATAGCAGTGTGGCAAAATGTAGTTGTCAAGATTGTGCGTAAAATACATGGcaacttgttaaggacttggactTGGATGGGACTTGGACTTGGCTTTGGTACGACATGGACTTGGCTTTGGAACGACttggacttggtcaaatgtgtcttaaaggggtataccactattttggggcttaatacagttaaaatcgttggccagggtttataaaggtggtaaagtgtcttatttttcatgtaagccgttgtcttgctttaagacaagttaaaagagggagcatgtcgctaagctagtgaaagtcaatggatccgtgtagtatgctacatgctacagtgatccattgactttcactagcttagcgacatgctccctcttttaacttgtcttaaagcaagacaatgcttaacatgaaaagtaagacactttaccacctttataaaatctagccaacgattttaactgtattaagccccaaattagtggcatatccctttaacttTAGACTTGACTCTGACTTGGTTGAAAGGACTTGAGTCCATTTGTCACTTGCAAATTACTGACTTGGTCCCGCCTCTGGGCTGCAGTCTGTTTAATTTAAGAAAGTGTGTATATTTTGATAGCGCTTTGAGAccactttagttgtgatattgccctatataaatacaggttgtattgtattgtattgtattttattgtaatgTATGGTATTGTAAAGTGCCAAAGTGAATGTTCTCAATGTAGCTTTCATAAACCCACATTGACATACTGCTAATGAAAAAATGAAGACATTTAAGTGAATCCTTATTGCTGCAGGACTGGAATCAGCTTCTGGGGTCCATCGCTAGTCTGCGTTTCTGCCTGCCCTCTAATGGGAGTGGAAGTGGTGACGTGGAGAATGCCGCTGCGCCAAAGGAGAAGAGCAATGGACAGCCAGGCGATCCCAAGATTATCCAGCGCTCTCTGCTAGTGCCTTTAGTGTTCACGGGAAACCCGGACGCAACAAACAACATTTTCAGTGCCACGTTGTTTGGACACCAAGTGGGTGTCAAAGGTATGGTGTATTTTTAACACGGTGGTCAAACTCATTTCTATCCCCATATTCATACTGTAGATGATTGTCTGCGAGATGTCCAACTTGACACTGGCTTtgaatcaggactggactggggctgAAAAatagcccgggcatttttggcctagACCAGCTCCTCACATGGCACCCTGATTCTCTAAGATATTATCATTTGCTCAGTCCAgtgtctatattaaagatggatCAACGGACCAACCCATCTAGCTAGAGTGCCAGTCTCTGTTGAATTTAATTTCTTTTGTGCCAGTGCACCATCCTCTGGAAAGACAACTAGTCAGATGTCCTTCAACGTTTTAACATTCATCGTGTTGCTCCTCCAGTTGTTACTTCTAGCCTTGTGCCTCGTTGTGTCTGCTGCTCTGTTTTGCTTTAATGCAGAACAGAGCAACTTTTTCAAAAAATATTATATGGGATAGTGCTTTTATTGGGGATGTGTCAATaaagattatgacaggaagatACTGGAAGAGAGAAATGGGGTAGTGTTGGGagaatgacccaggccgggatcTAGCAAGGCCATTTGTGGTTGGGTGCCTTAACGCgcagcgccacagcaccccctcgcAGATCATCTTTTTGTTGGCTTTTCCCCATTTAGTATCCTAATTACAAATGAGAGAGTAATTATGTTTTTGTAACACATTGAACAGGAACATTTTGTATTGAGCTGTCATCATCATGATTAGCAAGCCTCACGCCAAAAGATTGGACTCTGTAAAATAGGGACATGGGGAAGGGATTGATAAGCAGCCACAATGACCAttgctgtgtttttgtgttcaATTGCAGGTGAAGCTGGAAAGCAATTGTTCAACATGAGCTTGATCTCCTACCCTCAGACGCAAACGTCTAGTTCCAAACAAGACGGCTCCTCTGATAAACGACTGACCTGCCTTCAACTCAGAGCTCCAGAGTCCATGCTGCCCAAATCACCGTAATTGACTACTTTATATTGTATCCTGTTTTCAAAAGCAATACCaaaggggtcattccacgccaaatcaacaagagcccgcacacttaggtctcaaataATTCTggaaatattaccaagtgtacccatggtacttaagagaagcactgtaaatttatttgaatgtaagctgtatactctccgtgttacagccaattttactgagggagggaggtgcccattttgttcacactcttttttttgtcaaagttcacaagcccgtagctcaacaACCAAAcaatgtaggaagctcaaatttggcatgctggtacatagataggaatagtttgttgcaaaactgtcagttttggtctgtatgatcctgcatcgtcatggcattccctcaaagatgatacaaattgtactggagtttttggctgtgctctgtttaggccttcagaagacatatttgtgcccaacatagcctcatgatttttcccccttgtagatacaagtagaaacactcccataaaaatctataaatagaaaggaaaccccatcagtgtttgaccagaagacctcacaagtctgaaaaatcattttgggtgtcattttcagagctccagaaccccttgtgggattgtccacagatttttattttatttttttcttcattctccatgaattcttctttttaaaaatgcaaatgagacttgtcttatgtgatgttttcttttgtaatttcgaacCTGAACATGGCCagcatgcacattgagggcaatatgttttctatgcgtttcttccgctgccatctgctggtcaaaaaaagtaacaacatgactccttgtgcctgacctactgtatcttttggtgtgcgaacctgctcccacattgaacgctcctgaaatcattgaaattgaaagggatacctgcacccctgcacagggactctcgggtgatcatgtctgggcaaaatttgaatttgattatttagtctttacatattaaatgttatcgaaatcatgttgctctctttttgcattttgcccatgttcagggtggaaattacaaaagaaaacatcacataagacaagtctcattggcatttttaaaaagaagacttcatggagaatgaagaaaaatataaaataaaaatctgtggacaatcccacaaggggttctggagctctgaaaatgacacccaaaatgatttgtcagacttgtgaggtcttctggtcaaacactgatggggtttcctttctatttatagatttttatgggagtgtttctacttgtatctacaaggggaaaaaatcatgaggctatgttgggcacaaatatgtcttctgaaggcctaaacagagcacagccaaaaactccagtacaatttgtatcatctttgaggggatgctatgacgatgcaggatcatacagaccaaaactgacagttttgcaacaaactattcctatctatgtaccagcatgccaaatttgagcttcctacatggtttagttattgagctacgggcttgtgaactttgacaaaaaaaagagtgtgaacaaaatggacacccccctcccccagtaaaattggctgtaacacggagagtatacatcttacattcaaataaatttacagtgcttctcttaagtaccatgggtacacttggtaatattttcagaattttttgagacctaagtgcgcaggctcttgttgatttggcatgGAATACCAAAGGCTGTAGTTGTGGACACATTACTGTTTTCCAAAAATAAATACCAAACGCTGTAGTTGTTTACATATTATACTGAATACACAACAAATTACCAGTACCTGAATCTGTACCTAAAACTGTACCTTAGAAGAGCAAAGCAATGTTGAAGTACCACAGCTACAGAAACCATATGGATTGGCTTCCCACAGGATTTAATGGTAGACCCATGAATTACCTCAACGTTTAGTTAAGGGTATGTCATTTGCAACAAAAGCAAGAGAGAAAATATATATGTCTAATAacatttgattttgctttgtattgttttgtgattttatttccccagGAGTCCAACGGATTGCCCATGGCGACAAGATGTGGCCAATGATCGTCTCAGCGTGAGGGCGGTGCCAATGGACAGGAGCAAGAATGTCCCATCGTCATTCCACTGCCTCACCTTAGAGTTCACTCCAGACGATGAGCTGACTCCCTTCCTGTCTCAGGTTTATATCCCATGttacacatgacattacattgcattgcatcacataacataacatcacatcacatttagcttatgttttttttatccacaGTGGATAAAGGACATAATTATCAATGTCCAATATGTGGAGGAAAAaatgaatatcacacacacaaagtacagtaTACAGAAAAAGAGAGTTTAGTGCAGATCCAATGGTTGCAATGCAAGAAATGTGTGCACCTAAGAATAGCACTTATTTTAGAAATTTCAATACAGTAGTTGCTTGCTAATTAAAactgaacgaaaaaaaaaaacatatataaaaaaaatctaaagaagTAAACAACTAGACCTGGAAGGTCTGTTGATGACTGAACATGACTTTGGACATTGACATTCTAAAAAGgatctaagtgtgcagacattttgtgTTAAAATTTACTGTGATGGCAGTTACATACGGAGAGTATTCTTGATTCAAGCAGAATATCGCCAGTTTATTGTCATATtccgtttacatgtgtggaaATAGCTGTGCTACGGGTATATGCGAAAAGTGCCACTCTATTCTTACTGTCTTCTTTTCAGGAGGAGAAGACCTTGGTGGGGCAACATTTGCTAATGGCCAGTGCTGCTCTGTTGGTCATCTGTGGTCTGCTCTGCTTCACTGCAAGTCTGCCCTGCTGTAGGTCCAGACGTTACCATGGAACTGATCTTGGTCTACAGAaggtaaaaaaaagaacagtttGTACAGATGTGGAAAATGCTGATTCATAAGTATCAGAGCCATAGAAGTAAGCGTTGGGCTAATCCCCTTGACCTGCATTTTCCAtgtttacacaaagatggcggctcatggagcctttgaaaTGCAGATTGCCattcacatagttccaaaacacatGTAGTTCCAGGAATTGAGCattgaacacagaaagtgcagtgatGGTAAGCGTAATTCATTTAAATTCATGTTTACATCATCTTTGCCTGTTATCTAGTGGTTTTGTGTTTCTCTCGTGAAAAGAAAGCTGCTGCTTAGAATTATTTGCATATACATGAATCATGTCGCCAACTGACCCCAGTTGTAACAACtatgaattccatggctctgataAGCATTATGACAAGTGAATATTGTGAATGGTGGGCGTTTGAGTAAGCAAAGAGGAAATGACAGGCTGTAAAAATGTGTCGGTCGCTTAACGTTTTTGCATACTTGTCCATTGTGGTGTGTAGTAAAACGTTTGCCTTCTTGTGCACAGTTGGCTTCTGTTTTTGCTATGTATAAGGATGTTGTGTCAAACAACTATGATCTGACCCTTGATGTGATGGCAGACATGAAAGAAACTTGCGTTGCAATACTGATTTTACTGATGACAGTTTTGCCAGCGTATTCACATTTTTCAAACCTAACCACAAAAGTGGCTTACATGCTTTGTATGGACTTTGATCACCACACCACGTTTGGCCACAATCCGACCTAAAAACACCTGGTAAACTTATTgaaatgtatgtgcatgtacaacTGACTCGCATGAAAGCCCATGCATTGATGTGCTTATATTGTATTGTGGATTTGCACAAAGCGCCTGTAAACGAGTAGAACGttatgtgcatgcgcatgtgcaaaTGACCTGCATGACAGCACATGGCTTGATGGCAGTACCACATTTGGTCACAGTCCTAAAGCCCTGTAAACAAGTAGAACGTTATATGCATGTACCAATGACTCTCATGAAAGCTTGCATGAATATGGTGTGTTCACAGGATATGTAATATGGGTTTTAATCCCCAGGAGCCCCTTCTGGAGTCATGACTCTGCTTGCTTGGGATCCACAAATCTTCCAGAACTGAGGTCATTCCTTTTATATAAAaaaggagagggatgagaagatgtGTCTTTGCCATTCCATGGAATTTTTCAACATTGGACTGAGGGGGAGCAGAAAAGTTTGGACTGTGTGTACACAATGGACATCTCTCTTTGGACCAAACAAAGGAACATGACATGGGTCCAGCAGTGTGTAATGTTGTAAGGTGTTGGGGTCTGTTTATTCTGCTAAGAGACCTGACAGGCACCAAGTGTCAGGGCGAGTACTGTATCTTCACACATGCTATAGAGCTCCATGAAAAAGGACCTTAGCCATGAAGGCCAACGAAACCTCATCTGACCAGGACATTTTCctcaaggggaaaaaaaagatatttgtgtgtgttataaatgtaataatgtaattattGTTGCTGTCATGGATGTTTCTGTGGCAATGTCTGCTGCCTATTCCTGAATTGAACgagttgagggttttttttttcatctaatTTAATTTGTTAACAAATGAATTGGAGGCTGCTCACTAAATGTAACTGAAATGTAACTGTTACTCGTAAAAAGTGAATGGACCTTTCTTaccacagacttttttttttaattaaaagtttAATTTAAATCATAAACCTTGTGGAGTTGGCCACAAAATGGACTTGTGCTTTAAAAGACAAGACAGGAAACACCTTTCATAGACACATTTGGTTCCTCTTGTTCGCTGTTGCGACCAGGGCTGAACATCATTCTAGTTCAGTGATTCTCTTCCCTCTCAGCTGTCACCTTCTCagcgcccccctagggcttcaTAACGCCCCATGGTGAGACTGTAGAGCccctattgagaaacactactctggtTCCTCTCCTGTAGCCTCCAGGAACACGAGAGGTTTCCCTGCTGTCGAGCTGCGCAGAGCAGCTTTTTGTGTccccaaccccctccctccctccgtcaatatcctgattgcaaatgtggACAACTTCTTCTGAAATCAGGTTTTTTTCCTCAAGATATTGAAAAGAAATGTTGATCATTGACATCAGGCCTCACATCACGAAGGTGGAGGGAAGGAGGCATTGACATGGGGAAAGGATCACTgggtctcaaccttttttgaataaacaccccctggacctcccCTGGACCATCATACGTCTCCCAGCACTCCCTTTGCCTCATCATAGGCCAGCCAACGCCCgccttattattaataataaaatggactaatgtccccactggcaactaagtaccgccccctctcagctgtatccttctcaacgctccctgggggggctgtagagcccttgTTGAGGAACATCATACGGATAGACAGAGGGTAGACAGATAAGGCCTGAGGTTTCTGGGTGGGGTTCCAGGAAAAGGTTTTGTAACTTTCTCAGTGTTTGCTCGGTGCAAATGGTTGGAATACTCAAATGGTTATTGTTGTCGAGCCAAGTACCACAAGACTCTTCACTTAGGATGTTTAGTGTTCGTCCAGTGTGTGTTGACATATCTGGAGCCCCTCCCCTAGACCTTGTAGTAGGCTACTGTTCAAAATATTGGTGCAAAAAATACAGCCGTGGGAAAACTGGAAAGACCACCTCGAAATTACCAGTTTTTCTCGTTTTATTTCTTATAGGCATGTGTTTCAATGAagcaagaaaggaagaaaagagtacagcaaaagaaaataaatgattGAATAATTAATGTTGTACatcaacaaataaaataaataaataagctaaACCATATTATCTGTTGACATCTCTtaacattagtaggcctactattagcaTTATTTTATGTATTCCAATGGGGCACTAACATAGACTATTGTTGTGATAGAGGGTGCACAGATAACACAGGGGGGGCCTTGGGTCAAGTTTGGAACCCCTGGCTGGCCTTGAACTGTGATTTCATTCCACAAAGACACGACAACCACTTCATGTCAACGACGTAAGTATATTTTTCGGTTTATGGTTTTacaatttttgtgtgtgtgttttttttttttatttagtctttgcTCTTGAAAACTTTTCTTTTATGCTGTGACGTCACGTTCCAGCAGGTTCGCCACCACCTTGGATCACACCCGTGGCGTGCAACTGGAGAGGCACGCGAGCCCACCACGTCATTTCTCACTTCTGAGGCAGATTGATTGCCTATGCATAAACTACCAACCCTGGGTTTGTGTCAGTGCCATTCGTCTAAACTAAACAAAATTATTTATAATGACTGTGTTGACTTCAACAACTGGAGTCTACTGGACCATCTTACTTTGCTGTTTCAAATGTCTATGGTTTGTTGAATGGCACTTCAGAAACGCATTTCCCGTTTTCTCTTTGAATGGCATGACTGCTACCCAACCAAAATCGTCCTTGCTAGCTAGAACCAATCTGACTGGATGATGTTCTTTGGTCGGGGGCGGGCATTTGCTTCCTTCTCGTTCTCGTGTGTTTTGCGCAGGAGCACTTGCAAGGAATGAACAGCATTGAAGAATTTTCGCGGCCTTAGGAGGTATTATTGTTTCTTGAGAGTATAATTTAAACAGCGGTGTACGCTTTTTCACACAGCCATGTTTGTTCTGTGGATGGGACGATGCATATTTGTATCACCGTTTTGGTTTGACTGATGTGTCTTTACACAGGTGTTTGTCCAAATAGCAGGCTAACATGTTTACTGGATGGCTAGTTAGCTAACGTTAATGTAATGTGTCGGCTACAAATTCTGTGTTCACATCCTTGACTATGATCGACATTAGCTTTAGTGATTACCTAACGTTTTACAAGTGACGTTCTTTTCTTACTATGCGACCTCAGAGGACACCTTTTGGCTAACTGTGCAATATGCAAAGCAATGGAAATCAGATTTTGTTCTCCTGTTTGCAGTGGACTTCACACGCTGAACTTCTGGCCTTTGTGGATAGCTAGCTCTACAGCTTTGGGTCAGTGTTACCTGCATTCCCGAGTCATCAAAGGTCCCATTGGTGCTATGTGGAAATAGAACTGCTGATAAGGTGAAGCCGTGCTGTAGGTAAGCAGACTTTCCTTTTTGTGCTGCTGTTGTATGTCAACTTGGTCAGTGGAAACATAACATTCATTTGCAGAATTGGGCATGGCTCCCCAGTACAGTATTGCTGATTTtcaaaacaacagcaaagcaaTTAGACCAAAACAAGAAACCATCAGATATTTTGAGGCTTTCCTAATAATAGTAGTGATCTTACTACTAAGCACGACTAGGGTTTTTGCATATCTGGAAATGTCAGTAAAACTATGGGCTAACTTTGGCAGTGGTGTACCTCTTCATGCATGACATCACCGACAGGGTGCAGCCTCAATTTTTACAATTACAGAGAGGTGAAATGATTGGGTTACTGCCATCATACAgaaatgatgatggtggtgatgatgcaaCTTAGTGCATGAGCTACCTTAGTGATTCGGATGCCCAGATATTTACCTGAGGCTCTTGTATCACACAATTGGTGATTAAAGGTTGAAACGTTTCAGGAAATGATTCTGCCAACATTTTGACATTTGAATGTGCAGTTGATTGAGTAACattgactgaggcaccctgagcatggtattgtcctgctacactgctcccttggggcgccatttggcaaggcatgaatgcaattttgttgtgtacagtgtgctgtGTTACAATAATAGACACTTGACCCATAGAGTGATGCAGGAGGTATGTTGTCATTAGCTGGTGAATTATTTGTCTTCTATGGTACTGCTCGTAGTTAGACAAGCCCTTCTCACTGATGTGTGTTTGATATGAACAGAACAACGTTTGTCCTTACTTGGGATATCTAATGAGATGGTGTCTTCATTGCATAACTGAATCGACCAATAATTTTACATTGAATTTAAAGATGAATCCTGCAAGATCGGTCTTATTTTGTTGTAATATGAAGTGACACCT includes:
- the zgc:158398 gene encoding transmembrane protein 248 isoform X2 encodes the protein MDETTPQQIPTPSPQPESMGKWTPMSNLRSYLEHHPPAVIFYLCMVVMSMTFIGFGFYTQTSRVKNPDVVPDWNQLLGSIASLRFCLPSNGSGSGDVENAAAPKEKSNGQPGDPKIIQRSLLVPLVFTGNPDATNNIFSATLFGHQVGVKGEAGKQLFNMSLISYPQTQTSSSKQDGSSDKRLTCLQLRAPESMLPKSPSPTDCPWRQDVANDRLSVRAVPMDRSKNVPSSFHCLTLEFTPDDELTPFLSQEEKTLVGQHLLMASAALLVICGLLCFTASLPCCRSRRYHGTDLGLQKDM
- the zgc:158398 gene encoding transmembrane protein 248 isoform X1; protein product: MDETTPQQIPTPSPQPESMGKWTPMSNLRSYLEHHPPAVIFYLCMVVMSMTFIGFGFYTQTSRVKNPDVVPDWNQLLGSIASLRFCLPSNGSGSGDVENAAAPKEKSNGQPGDPKIIQRSLLVPLVFTGNPDATNNIFSATLFGHQVGVKGEAGKQLFNMSLISYPQTQTSSSKQDGSSDKRLTCLQLRAPESMLPKSPSPTDCPWRQDVANDRLSVRAVPMDRSKNVPSSFHCLTLEFTPDDELTPFLSQEEKTLVGQHLLMASAALLVICGLLCFTASLPCCRSRRYHGTDLGLQKEPLLES
- the zgc:158398 gene encoding transmembrane protein 248 isoform X3 — encoded protein: MGKWTPMSNLRSYLEHHPPAVIFYLCMVVMSMTFIGFGFYTQTSRVKNPDVVPDWNQLLGSIASLRFCLPSNGSGSGDVENAAAPKEKSNGQPGDPKIIQRSLLVPLVFTGNPDATNNIFSATLFGHQVGVKGEAGKQLFNMSLISYPQTQTSSSKQDGSSDKRLTCLQLRAPESMLPKSPSPTDCPWRQDVANDRLSVRAVPMDRSKNVPSSFHCLTLEFTPDDELTPFLSQEEKTLVGQHLLMASAALLVICGLLCFTASLPCCRSRRYHGTDLGLQKEPLLES